A section of the Paenibacillus odorifer genome encodes:
- a CDS encoding extracellular solute-binding protein: MHRKKIMTLALCITLFASVLTACGGGNNGKGQAGSNGETSPNSSNSTDNPYKDPMTISLGFWDADAEIANLEKDPIAKQVLEKFNITLKPVNLSWDDYTQKIQMWAASGQLPDIFAIDAVGTQYQRKWVNQGVVKALPDLSKYPNLAKYFESPDIKGLGVDGKYYTVPRRMFPSVDWSALDRMVFYRWDLAQKAGITKEPETWQEFEAMLDAIVKSDPEGKHVTGLTTTTTKMLGGFFWLYGNPVATSDGSGSDFKWIKEDGKFIPAVFSKNALPALQNMKNMYEKGLIDPDIALVKPAESYDNFVAGKAAALLSGGGFINLNSDMYEKRWKTAYPDKDMTESVKALKPLIGPDGERSHSIFKTYWSESYFSNKIDDKKMDRIMALYDYVLSPEGKDLLTYGIEGVDYKLENGQKVVIEKGSLNEKYPASRFLKNLVAYETSDSYNMDNPTIANEGIRKEAVDYIDWIQNNTKVPEYDIRLTYMSTPTKDKFTVLDHDDLLKIMLSKEPVESYWNSIVNDYKAKGLDKMIEEVNEKAKEQGIE, translated from the coding sequence ATGCATAGAAAGAAAATAATGACATTGGCATTATGTATAACTTTGTTCGCTTCAGTACTCACGGCTTGCGGTGGAGGCAATAACGGCAAAGGGCAGGCTGGTTCAAACGGTGAAACATCTCCGAATTCTTCTAACTCTACGGATAATCCTTACAAGGATCCAATGACTATTTCTCTTGGGTTTTGGGATGCGGATGCCGAGATTGCTAACCTCGAAAAGGACCCGATCGCTAAACAAGTGTTGGAGAAATTCAACATCACACTAAAACCTGTCAATTTGTCTTGGGATGACTATACCCAGAAGATTCAAATGTGGGCCGCCTCCGGCCAATTGCCAGACATTTTCGCGATCGACGCCGTCGGTACACAATATCAGCGCAAATGGGTGAATCAAGGCGTTGTTAAAGCGCTCCCGGATCTTTCAAAGTATCCGAATCTTGCAAAATACTTCGAATCGCCAGATATTAAAGGATTAGGAGTAGATGGAAAGTATTATACTGTACCTCGCCGGATGTTCCCGAGTGTCGATTGGAGTGCACTGGACCGTATGGTTTTCTATCGTTGGGATCTTGCTCAAAAGGCTGGGATCACCAAAGAACCAGAGACATGGCAAGAGTTTGAAGCCATGCTTGATGCAATCGTAAAGTCGGATCCGGAAGGCAAGCATGTTACTGGTCTTACGACGACAACTACCAAGATGCTGGGCGGATTCTTCTGGTTGTATGGCAACCCGGTTGCTACTAGTGATGGAAGCGGCAGTGATTTTAAATGGATCAAAGAGGATGGAAAGTTTATCCCTGCTGTATTCTCTAAAAATGCGCTGCCAGCGCTGCAAAACATGAAGAATATGTACGAAAAAGGATTGATCGATCCAGACATCGCGCTTGTTAAACCAGCAGAGTCCTATGACAATTTCGTAGCAGGCAAAGCAGCTGCTCTCCTGAGCGGTGGAGGTTTCATAAATTTAAATAGCGATATGTATGAAAAACGCTGGAAAACAGCTTATCCGGATAAGGATATGACGGAGAGCGTGAAGGCGCTCAAGCCGCTTATCGGTCCTGATGGTGAACGTTCACATTCCATCTTTAAAACATACTGGTCAGAAAGCTATTTCAGCAATAAGATTGACGATAAAAAGATGGATCGCATCATGGCACTCTATGATTATGTGTTGTCTCCTGAAGGCAAGGATCTGTTGACTTATGGCATCGAAGGTGTAGATTATAAGCTCGAAAATGGGCAGAAGGTTGTCATTGAAAAGGGTTCGTTAAATGAGAAGTATCCAGCTAGCAGATTTCTGAAGAATTTGGTAGCTTATGAAACTTCAGATAGCTATAACATGGATAACCCGACGATTGCTAACGAAGGAATCCGCAAAGAAGCTGTCGATTACATCGACTGGATTCAGAACAATACAAAGGTGCCAGAATACGACATTCGGTTAACTTATATGTCCACCCCAACAAAGGATAAATTTACTGTGCTTGACCATGATGATTTGCTTAAGATCATGCTTTCTAAAGAACCCGTTGAGAGTTACTGGAATAGCATTGTGAACGATTATAAGGCTAAAGGCCTTGATAAAATGATAGAGGAAGTAAATGAGAAGGCCAAGGAACAAGGTATTGAATAA
- a CDS encoding carbohydrate ABC transporter permease, giving the protein MTDTTFKKRKKWSVFDIAAFVVLGLLAIVTFFPFYNVLIISVAKFEAISKSDFYIFPLSFDLSAYKLLLQDMKFWTSIFNSVIVTVVGVLFSMTISVAGAYALSKRGMPGRNIMLSLILFTMFFNGGLIPFYLVVKDLGFVNNILVMIIPAGLNTFYLIIMKNYFNTIPESLEESAKLDGANDLYILFKIIIPISAPFMATFALFYAVERWNEWWYALIFISDAAKAPLQIYLRETLITSNSLLSQMAQTMAEQEQTGKVYTPALQMAAIVVSSIPIIVVYPFLQKHFNKGIMVGSIKG; this is encoded by the coding sequence GTGACCGACACAACGTTTAAAAAGAGAAAAAAGTGGAGTGTTTTCGATATCGCCGCATTCGTGGTGCTGGGGCTCCTAGCAATAGTAACATTTTTTCCCTTCTATAATGTTCTTATTATCTCTGTGGCAAAGTTCGAAGCGATTAGTAAAAGCGACTTTTATATTTTTCCGCTTTCGTTTGACCTGTCCGCTTACAAGCTTTTGCTTCAGGATATGAAGTTTTGGACTTCCATCTTTAATTCTGTCATCGTAACAGTGGTTGGCGTGTTGTTCAGCATGACAATCTCTGTGGCGGGAGCTTATGCATTATCCAAGCGGGGTATGCCCGGCAGAAACATAATGCTTAGCTTGATCTTGTTCACTATGTTTTTCAATGGCGGTTTAATTCCTTTTTACTTAGTCGTTAAGGATCTAGGATTCGTAAACAATATACTCGTCATGATCATCCCTGCGGGTCTCAATACGTTTTATCTAATCATTATGAAAAACTATTTCAATACCATTCCAGAAAGCTTGGAAGAATCGGCTAAGCTGGATGGGGCGAATGATCTGTACATTCTTTTCAAAATCATTATTCCAATATCTGCTCCATTCATGGCGACTTTTGCTTTGTTCTATGCTGTGGAAAGATGGAATGAATGGTGGTATGCATTAATTTTTATCAGTGACGCGGCAAAAGCACCCCTTCAGATTTATCTACGGGAGACACTTATTACTTCGAATTCCTTGCTAAGCCAAATGGCACAAACGATGGCCGAGCAGGAGCAGACGGGGAAGGTCTACACACCTGCACTTCAAATGGCAGCGATTGTAGTTTCGAGTATTCCGATTATTGTTGTTTATCCGTTCCTGCAGAAGCATTTTAATAAAGGCATTATGGTGGGTTCAATAAAAGGATAA
- a CDS encoding ABC transporter permease, giving the protein MADSVTTRTPKRSLKTLAPKQSLGKTILQYKYFYLMVLPVLIWYALFSYAPMYGVTLAFKTFNYSEGILGSPWVGLENFQTLLTDPDFRKAFWNTVIISLMKLVTHFPMPIILAIVLYEFSRTKMKRFFQTILTFPHFISWVVLSGIIINILSKDGIYNQIIMLFGGDPNSPLVDESAFRPVLYITHVWREIGWDSIIYLAALAGINPELFEAAEVDGANRFRRLLNIAWPGLKSTVAVLLILQVGQLLTQGSSFEQIFNLYSSPVYSVADTIDTYIYRTSFTIGGDFGYMTAVGVVKSIISLILLWAANTFAKKMGEEGLY; this is encoded by the coding sequence TTGGCTGATTCTGTAACCACTCGAACGCCTAAGCGAAGCTTAAAAACTCTTGCTCCAAAGCAAAGTTTAGGGAAAACGATTTTACAGTACAAGTATTTTTACCTTATGGTTCTACCGGTGTTAATCTGGTACGCCCTCTTCAGCTATGCTCCCATGTACGGTGTAACGCTAGCGTTCAAAACATTTAATTACAGTGAGGGGATTCTGGGCAGTCCTTGGGTTGGATTGGAGAATTTTCAAACGCTGCTGACCGACCCCGATTTTCGCAAGGCGTTTTGGAATACGGTCATTATCAGCTTGATGAAGCTGGTCACTCATTTCCCGATGCCCATTATCCTGGCGATTGTTTTATATGAGTTTTCCAGGACAAAAATGAAGCGGTTTTTTCAGACGATCCTGACGTTCCCGCATTTTATATCGTGGGTTGTACTGTCGGGGATTATTATCAATATTTTAAGCAAAGACGGGATTTATAACCAGATCATCATGCTGTTTGGTGGAGATCCGAATTCTCCTCTTGTCGATGAAAGTGCATTCAGACCCGTTCTGTATATCACGCATGTGTGGCGAGAGATCGGTTGGGATTCAATCATTTACCTGGCGGCTCTGGCAGGGATCAATCCTGAGCTGTTTGAAGCGGCTGAAGTAGACGGAGCGAACCGGTTTCGCCGTTTGCTAAACATCGCATGGCCGGGTTTGAAAAGTACAGTCGCAGTCCTGCTAATCCTTCAAGTTGGACAACTACTAACCCAAGGTTCGAGCTTCGAGCAAATTTTCAACCTGTATAGTTCGCCGGTATATTCGGTTGCCGACACGATCGATACTTACATTTATCGGACTTCATTCACGATTGGAGGAGACTTTGGATATATGACCGCCGTGGGTGTCGTAAAGTCCATTATCAGCCTAATCCTTTTATGGGCGGCCAATACGTTCGCTAAGAAGATGGGCGAGGAAGGACTGTATTAA
- a CDS encoding response regulator, which yields MRSVIIADDEKWIVEGIKAGVNWKKYGFEVIDDAENGQEALQLIQSLRPTLVLTDIKMPVMNGLELIQRGKAIAPDTIFIVLSGHAEFAYAQKAMNYGTFGYCLKPFEIEEIEGMLNRIAQQHDSKTVKEQPIHDFELYEAVCSGDLERINLWLDEKKIPLSKDTPHIPIVIQGLSSPVDVRQFSSLCFPMSRRRYGYLLEECQYEVFLQGLEQTEVVQECGVGIGPPISDIHQLDASLESASHAAFSMFATGMPGCYRVNPQQEITIDEKLKEISRILHNKDRLGFIAAMESIKKLFKEGTFTIKEAYLLYTSILYLFPREGTRVSGRFFEGYEQLYYRYGTAEAMIDDLILMTLDIFMNRNETDISRISNHKVKEIMLYIRNHFNQEISIQHLANQFFLSPNYLCQLFKKEVGETIIEHISRLRIEYACKTLIKTNLSIYQIGEKCGFQDYFYFTRIFKRHLKMTPTQYREQNNEDI from the coding sequence ATGCGTTCAGTAATTATTGCAGATGATGAGAAGTGGATTGTAGAAGGAATTAAAGCAGGAGTGAATTGGAAGAAATACGGCTTTGAAGTGATCGACGATGCCGAAAACGGGCAAGAAGCCCTTCAATTAATTCAATCGCTTCGCCCCACCCTTGTTCTAACAGATATCAAGATGCCTGTTATGAATGGACTAGAGCTCATTCAACGTGGCAAGGCCATCGCGCCTGATACGATCTTTATCGTACTCAGCGGACATGCCGAGTTCGCTTATGCACAAAAAGCAATGAATTATGGTACTTTCGGATATTGTCTCAAACCCTTTGAAATCGAAGAAATTGAAGGTATGCTCAACCGAATAGCCCAGCAACACGATTCCAAGACAGTTAAAGAACAACCTATCCACGACTTCGAACTTTATGAAGCGGTTTGTTCCGGAGATCTTGAACGAATTAACTTATGGTTGGATGAGAAGAAAATACCCTTGTCGAAAGATACCCCTCATATCCCCATTGTTATCCAAGGGTTAAGTTCACCTGTAGATGTCAGGCAGTTCTCTTCCCTGTGTTTCCCAATGAGCCGCCGTCGGTATGGTTACTTATTGGAAGAGTGCCAATACGAAGTCTTCCTCCAGGGTCTTGAACAAACAGAAGTTGTACAAGAATGCGGAGTCGGGATCGGTCCTCCTATTTCGGATATACACCAATTGGATGCGTCTTTAGAGTCCGCCTCTCATGCTGCTTTCAGTATGTTCGCAACGGGGATGCCCGGATGTTACCGGGTGAATCCACAGCAGGAAATAACGATCGACGAGAAACTCAAAGAGATTTCCCGGATTCTTCATAATAAAGACCGGCTCGGTTTCATAGCAGCCATGGAATCGATAAAGAAATTATTCAAAGAGGGAACGTTCACCATTAAAGAAGCCTATTTGCTCTATACATCGATCCTCTACTTATTTCCTCGGGAAGGGACTCGGGTTAGCGGCCGTTTTTTTGAAGGATATGAACAGCTCTATTATCGGTACGGCACGGCTGAAGCTATGATTGATGATCTGATTCTTATGACACTTGATATTTTTATGAACAGAAACGAAACTGATATTTCACGAATCTCAAACCACAAAGTCAAAGAAATCATGTTATACATCCGCAACCATTTCAATCAAGAAATTTCGATCCAGCATTTAGCCAATCAGTTTTTTTTAAGTCCAAATTATTTATGCCAATTATTCAAAAAAGAGGTCGGCGAGACCATCATCGAACATATCAGTCGTTTACGAATTGAATACGCTTGTAAAACGCTGATCAAAACCAACCTTTCCATTTACCAAATCGGTGAGAAATGCGGTTTTCAGGATTATTTCTATTTCACACGAATTTTTAAACGGCATCTCAAAATGACACCTACACAATATAGGGAACAAAACAATGAAGACATTTAA